One segment of Natronosalvus halobius DNA contains the following:
- a CDS encoding O-acetylhomoserine aminocarboxypropyltransferase/cysteine synthase family protein translates to MRNDESDGPSSPGLATRSVHAGYDGDPATGAAAVPIHQTTSYTFDDADTAADLYALEREGHIYSRISNPTVEVLEERLASLEGASGAVASASGMAALDSIVLVLAESGDNVVCSTDTYGGTTAYFAKTAARRGIDTRFVPTLEADAYTEDIDEDTAFVHVETVGNPSLVTPDFETIADIAHENGVPLVVDNTFASPALCRPLEHGADVVWESTTKWIHGSGTTVGGVVADGGSFDWGAHGYDEVAGPNDAYHDVDFSRDFADAPLAAAVRYRSTRSLGNQQSPVDAWETLQGLETLPLRIEKHCENAAIVADYLADHDDVAWVTYPGLESHPTHDNAATYLADYGSMIAFGLEGAADSDSDDAHGGYEAGKRFCESVQVAQFLANIGDAKTLVIHPASTTHGQLTPEEQADAGVTPDLVRLSVGIEDPEDVLADLEQAIESATTPAGGE, encoded by the coding sequence ATGAGAAACGACGAGAGCGACGGCCCCTCGAGCCCCGGGCTGGCCACCCGGAGCGTCCACGCCGGCTACGACGGCGATCCGGCTACCGGTGCGGCCGCGGTACCGATCCACCAGACGACCTCCTACACCTTCGACGACGCGGATACTGCCGCCGACCTGTATGCCCTCGAGCGCGAGGGCCACATCTACTCCCGGATCAGCAACCCCACGGTCGAGGTTCTCGAGGAGCGCCTCGCCTCGCTCGAGGGCGCGAGCGGCGCCGTCGCGAGCGCGAGCGGGATGGCCGCACTGGACTCAATCGTCCTGGTGCTCGCCGAATCCGGCGACAACGTCGTCTGTTCGACGGATACCTACGGGGGGACGACCGCGTACTTCGCGAAGACGGCGGCACGCCGAGGGATCGACACCCGGTTCGTCCCGACGCTCGAGGCGGATGCTTACACCGAGGACATCGACGAGGACACCGCGTTCGTTCACGTCGAAACGGTCGGCAACCCCTCGCTCGTCACGCCCGACTTCGAAACCATCGCCGACATCGCCCACGAGAACGGCGTCCCGCTGGTCGTCGACAACACGTTCGCCTCGCCCGCGCTGTGCCGGCCGCTCGAGCACGGCGCCGACGTCGTCTGGGAGTCGACGACGAAGTGGATCCACGGCTCCGGGACGACGGTCGGCGGCGTCGTCGCCGACGGCGGGTCGTTCGACTGGGGCGCCCACGGGTACGACGAGGTCGCCGGTCCGAACGACGCCTACCACGATGTCGACTTCTCGCGTGACTTCGCGGACGCGCCGCTGGCCGCCGCCGTCCGCTACCGGTCGACGCGTAGTCTCGGCAACCAGCAGTCGCCCGTCGACGCCTGGGAGACGCTCCAGGGGCTCGAGACCCTTCCCCTTCGAATCGAGAAACACTGCGAGAACGCCGCCATCGTCGCCGACTACCTCGCCGACCACGACGACGTGGCCTGGGTCACCTACCCGGGGCTCGAGAGCCACCCGACGCACGACAACGCCGCGACCTACCTCGCGGACTACGGGAGCATGATCGCGTTCGGGCTCGAGGGCGCCGCCGATTCGGATTCAGACGACGCGCACGGCGGCTACGAGGCCGGCAAGCGGTTCTGCGAGTCCGTCCAGGTCGCCCAGTTCCTCGCGAACATCGGCGACGCGAAGACGCTCGTCATCCACCCCGCGAGCACCACCCACGGCCAGCTCACGCCCGAGGAGCAGGCCGACGCCGGTGTCACGCCCGACCTCGTTCGACTTTCGGTCGGTATCGAAGACCCCGAGGACGTCCTGGCCGACCTCGAGCAGGCGATCGAGTCGGCGACGACACCGGCGGGAGGCGAGTGA
- a CDS encoding MFS transporter, protein MHSSDRDRIVLATVVFAVLFSQLLLYPGIADLVEALGAGATTSPLTSTTLDASMWFLVAEFAAYVVFVGFWGIASDATGKRTPFIVASALGGSAGYAALALIGAFASLSFGAVLVLRAFQGAMTVGALSLTMTMLMDLEGGHGRNMGAAGIAIGLGAAMGAPVGGQLTAVDPLAPLAVAALLLGLVGLLVTLATDRAPSTRRRASAILEGVRRRPTLSIPYAFGFIDRLTAGFFALVGTLYFQATFEVDAATTGLLLACFFAPFALLQYPMGALSDRIGRTIPIVVGSLCYGVGILAVGAAPTVTLAAAMMVVVGVLGALISPATMALVTDLAADGERGLAMAGFNLAGSLGFLGGFLIGGTVASQYGYSLAFLVVGGLEIAIAIVAAPAFVRLSLGQGSLSLRGRDV, encoded by the coding sequence GTGCACTCGAGCGACCGGGATCGAATCGTCCTCGCGACGGTCGTCTTCGCCGTGCTCTTCTCCCAGCTACTGCTCTACCCGGGCATCGCGGACCTCGTCGAGGCTCTCGGCGCCGGGGCAACCACCTCGCCGCTGACGTCGACCACCCTCGACGCCAGTATGTGGTTCCTCGTCGCGGAGTTCGCCGCCTACGTCGTCTTCGTCGGATTCTGGGGAATCGCCAGCGACGCGACCGGCAAGCGGACGCCGTTCATCGTCGCGAGCGCGCTCGGCGGGAGCGCGGGCTACGCTGCCCTCGCACTCATCGGCGCGTTCGCCTCGCTCTCCTTCGGGGCCGTGCTCGTCCTGCGCGCGTTCCAGGGAGCGATGACCGTCGGCGCGCTCTCGCTCACCATGACGATGCTCATGGACCTCGAGGGCGGCCACGGGCGAAACATGGGTGCGGCCGGAATCGCCATCGGTCTCGGCGCCGCGATGGGCGCCCCGGTCGGCGGGCAGCTCACGGCGGTCGACCCCCTCGCCCCGCTCGCGGTCGCGGCCCTCTTGCTCGGCCTGGTCGGCCTCCTCGTGACCCTCGCGACTGACCGTGCACCCAGCACGCGCCGGCGAGCGAGCGCCATCCTGGAGGGCGTCCGACGGCGGCCGACGCTGTCGATCCCCTACGCGTTCGGCTTCATCGACCGGCTGACGGCGGGCTTTTTCGCCCTCGTCGGGACGCTGTACTTTCAGGCGACCTTCGAGGTGGACGCGGCCACGACCGGCCTCTTGCTCGCGTGCTTTTTCGCGCCGTTCGCCCTCCTGCAGTACCCCATGGGCGCGCTCTCGGATCGAATCGGTCGAACAATCCCCATCGTCGTCGGGTCGCTCTGTTACGGTGTCGGCATTCTGGCGGTCGGCGCCGCTCCAACGGTAACCCTCGCCGCCGCGATGATGGTCGTCGTCGGCGTCCTGGGGGCGCTCATCTCGCCGGCGACGATGGCCCTCGTCACCGACCTCGCGGCCGACGGCGAGCGCGGACTGGCGATGGCCGGGTTCAACCTGGCCGGCAGCCTCGGTTTTCTCGGTGGTTTCCTCATCGGAGGCACGGTCGCCAGCCAGTACGGCTACAGTCTGGCGTTCCTCGTCGTCGGCGGCCTCGAGATCGCGATCGCGATCGTCGCCGCCCCGGCGTTCGTGCGCCTCTCGCTCGGCCAGGGATCGTTGTCGCTTCGCGGTCGAGACGTCTAG
- a CDS encoding DMT family transporter: protein MTDTRDIVLFLGLALVWGTSFAAIEVGLATVPPILFAALRFDVAALLFVAAVALTGASWWPSVRADWLLIAIGGGLLVGAHFALLFLGQSMVSSSVAAVVLSLTPIVTPPLALALLPRERIRPQAVVGLLLGLVGVSTIALEGGSFGGQALGVGLLFVSAVVFALGSVLTERTRGTLPIVSQQAWAMGLGAVVLHTLSGLHPAETLVGLEMTTDAVFALAYLAVVATGGGFFVYFVLLERIGATELSLVNYAVPVVAAVVGWAALGESLTAGTVAGFTLIIVGFALCKLGALWQTAAPAIGYGPYRPSDIDGVVVGGNVYLVDEDRDQDRTPESTQSARGDAVAAD, encoded by the coding sequence ATGACTGATACGAGAGATATCGTGCTCTTTCTCGGACTTGCACTCGTCTGGGGCACCTCGTTCGCGGCGATCGAGGTTGGCCTGGCGACCGTGCCTCCGATCCTCTTCGCCGCGCTCCGGTTCGACGTCGCGGCACTCCTCTTCGTCGCCGCCGTCGCCCTCACTGGCGCGTCCTGGTGGCCAAGCGTTCGAGCCGACTGGCTCCTGATCGCGATCGGCGGTGGCCTCCTCGTCGGCGCTCACTTCGCGCTGCTCTTTCTCGGCCAGTCGATGGTCTCGAGCAGCGTCGCGGCGGTCGTCCTCAGCCTGACGCCCATCGTGACGCCGCCGCTGGCGCTCGCTTTGCTCCCCCGTGAGCGGATTCGCCCACAGGCCGTCGTCGGGTTGTTGCTGGGGCTGGTCGGCGTCAGCACGATTGCCCTCGAGGGTGGTTCGTTCGGCGGCCAGGCCCTCGGCGTCGGCCTGCTGTTCGTCTCGGCGGTCGTCTTCGCCCTGGGCTCTGTGCTCACCGAACGCACCCGGGGAACGCTGCCGATCGTCTCCCAGCAGGCCTGGGCGATGGGACTCGGAGCGGTCGTCCTGCACACCCTCAGCGGCCTCCACCCCGCCGAAACCCTGGTCGGCCTCGAGATGACGACCGACGCGGTGTTCGCCCTGGCGTACCTCGCCGTCGTCGCCACCGGCGGCGGGTTCTTCGTCTACTTCGTCCTCCTCGAGCGCATCGGGGCGACGGAACTCAGTCTCGTCAACTACGCCGTGCCGGTCGTCGCGGCGGTCGTTGGCTGGGCGGCACTGGGCGAGTCGCTCACCGCCGGGACGGTCGCGGGGTTCACGCTGATCATCGTCGGATTCGCGCTATGTAAACTCGGTGCCCTCTGGCAGACGGCCGCGCCCGCGATCGGCTACGGACCCTACCGTCCGAGCGACATCGACGGCGTCGTCGTCGGCGGGAACGTCTACCTCGTGGACGAGGACCGAGACCAGGACCGGACCCCCGAATCGACGCAGTCGGCTCGAGGCGACGCCGTCGCTGCGGACTAA
- a CDS encoding pyridoxal-phosphate-dependent aminotransferase family protein — protein sequence MTEKREYRDDYPDKTLYIPGPTEVREDVIEAMCEPMFGHRMDRMTDLYTTIVEDTKAFLGTDNDVIVLTGSGTEFMESSILNLVDEHALVTTCGSFSERQANVAERLGKTVDTLEYEWGQAVKPEDVRERLEESDTDYDVVTCVMNESSTGVRNPVEEIGDVVAEYPDTSFVVDAVSALGGDYVDIDAHGIDVIFTSVQKAFAMPPGLAVCVVSEDAYERELESESASWYGGFQRTIDYYDRKGQTHSTPAIPVMLAYRIQMKHMLEEGHDARDRRHREMAKYTQEWAREHFDMFPEEGYESQTVSCIENTRGIDVAGTIEAVSEEYDMVFSNGYGSALGEKTFRIGHMGEHDLESIEALTDAIEDVAGL from the coding sequence GTGACCGAGAAACGCGAATACAGAGACGACTACCCCGACAAGACGCTGTACATTCCGGGTCCGACCGAAGTGCGCGAGGACGTCATCGAGGCGATGTGCGAACCGATGTTCGGCCACCGGATGGACCGCATGACCGACCTCTACACGACCATCGTCGAGGACACGAAGGCGTTCCTCGGCACCGATAACGACGTGATCGTCCTCACGGGGTCGGGAACCGAGTTCATGGAGAGTTCGATTCTGAACCTCGTCGACGAACACGCCCTCGTCACGACCTGCGGCAGTTTCAGCGAGCGACAGGCCAACGTCGCCGAACGCCTCGGTAAGACCGTCGACACCCTCGAGTACGAGTGGGGCCAGGCGGTGAAACCCGAGGACGTCCGCGAGCGCCTCGAGGAGAGCGACACCGACTACGACGTCGTCACCTGCGTGATGAACGAGAGTTCGACCGGCGTCCGCAATCCCGTCGAGGAGATTGGCGACGTCGTCGCCGAGTACCCGGATACCTCCTTCGTCGTCGACGCCGTCTCCGCACTGGGGGGTGATTACGTCGACATCGACGCCCACGGCATCGACGTCATCTTCACCTCGGTCCAGAAGGCGTTCGCCATGCCGCCCGGGCTCGCCGTGTGCGTCGTCAGCGAGGACGCCTACGAGCGCGAGCTCGAGAGTGAGTCCGCCTCGTGGTACGGCGGCTTCCAGCGCACCATCGACTACTACGACCGGAAGGGGCAAACTCACTCCACACCGGCTATCCCGGTCATGCTCGCGTACCGAATACAGATGAAGCACATGCTCGAGGAGGGCCACGACGCCCGTGACCGACGTCACCGGGAGATGGCCAAGTACACCCAGGAGTGGGCCCGCGAGCACTTCGACATGTTTCCCGAAGAGGGCTACGAATCACAGACGGTGAGCTGTATCGAGAACACGCGTGGGATCGACGTCGCCGGCACCATCGAGGCCGTCTCCGAGGAGTACGACATGGTCTTCTCGAACGGCTACGGCTCGGCACTGGGCGAGAAGACGTTCCGCATCGGCCACATGGGCGAACACGACCTCGAGTCCATCGAAGCGCTGACCGACGCCATCGAGGATGTCGCCGGGTTGTGA
- a CDS encoding DUF7513 family protein, protein MSVLEKFLSGWHFRTTRPTLTPGTEVDVFLSEFDADDVGIARIGDTVLYVEGVSPGHVEKRVRVHVTEFDDSMSTGRGEYVETVGESSYTQ, encoded by the coding sequence ATGAGCGTCCTGGAGAAGTTCCTCAGCGGGTGGCACTTCCGGACGACCAGGCCGACGCTCACCCCGGGAACCGAGGTGGACGTCTTCCTCTCGGAGTTCGACGCTGACGACGTCGGTATCGCCCGTATCGGTGACACCGTGTTGTACGTCGAGGGAGTGAGCCCCGGGCACGTAGAAAAGCGCGTCCGGGTCCACGTCACCGAGTTCGACGACTCGATGTCGACTGGTCGCGGCGAGTACGTCGAGACCGTCGGCGAGAGTTCCTACACCCAGTAG
- a CDS encoding Na+/H+ antiporter NhaC family protein: MSRRDDPPDDEDIASEQFVDPTDEEPAITFYGGRGMSALPIAFFVLWAIVQTALLRISSEEGLVLGILLGLILGMFFVKGSWKGYANTIFEGMTQPVAVTAIVAWIWAGMFAQTMQTGGFVEGLVWMADLTGVGAALFPAITFVLAALLATGIGTGYGTTIAFVALFFPAGVLLGTNPVLLFGAILSGAIFGDNLAPVSDTTIVSAVTQDADIGGVVASRFKYAIIAAVLAFVGYVVASSVLPGAEITNGAEARQLFVEESTPIGLVHLLSMGVVIATAVAGRHIVEAISWGIVFAVASNLLFGLTAPSAIVNFEAPADAPAADQLAVLPIVEIAEDPAVTGSLVEGAAGFFTLSILVLFIIGAAQIMIRGGAFQAILDWSLDTLATNVRNAELTMVGSAALINATITINTAAEVAIGPYISKVGERFNINGYRRANILDAQTAALGYIFPWSGGVLVGYSEMQGLPGTYDWFDESLIVNPIDVVPFVFHGWLLVAVFVLAAITGFGREYVIDRESEEVARV, translated from the coding sequence ATGTCACGCAGGGACGACCCACCAGACGACGAGGATATAGCCAGCGAACAGTTCGTCGATCCGACCGACGAGGAACCGGCGATCACGTTCTACGGCGGTCGAGGAATGAGTGCGTTGCCAATCGCGTTCTTCGTCCTCTGGGCGATCGTTCAGACCGCATTGTTGCGCATCTCGAGCGAAGAGGGCCTCGTGCTCGGGATCCTCCTGGGACTCATTCTCGGGATGTTCTTCGTGAAGGGCTCCTGGAAGGGGTACGCGAACACCATCTTCGAGGGGATGACCCAGCCGGTCGCGGTGACGGCGATCGTCGCCTGGATCTGGGCAGGGATGTTCGCTCAGACGATGCAGACCGGCGGGTTCGTCGAGGGGCTGGTCTGGATGGCCGACCTCACCGGCGTTGGCGCGGCGCTGTTCCCGGCGATCACGTTCGTGCTGGCGGCGCTCCTCGCGACCGGCATCGGGACGGGTTACGGGACGACGATCGCCTTCGTCGCCCTGTTTTTCCCGGCCGGCGTGCTTCTGGGCACGAACCCGGTGTTGCTGTTCGGTGCGATTTTGTCGGGCGCGATTTTCGGCGACAACCTCGCGCCGGTCAGCGACACGACGATCGTCAGCGCCGTCACGCAGGACGCTGACATCGGCGGCGTCGTCGCGTCCCGATTCAAGTACGCGATCATCGCCGCGGTGCTCGCGTTCGTCGGATACGTCGTTGCGAGCTCCGTGCTCCCCGGTGCCGAGATCACCAACGGGGCCGAGGCCAGACAGCTCTTCGTCGAGGAGAGCACTCCAATCGGGCTCGTTCACCTGCTCTCGATGGGCGTGGTCATCGCGACGGCGGTCGCCGGGCGACACATCGTCGAGGCCATCTCCTGGGGGATCGTCTTCGCTGTGGCTTCGAATCTCCTGTTTGGCCTCACGGCGCCGAGCGCCATCGTCAACTTCGAGGCACCCGCTGACGCACCGGCAGCGGACCAACTCGCGGTGTTGCCGATCGTCGAGATCGCCGAGGATCCCGCCGTGACCGGCAGCCTCGTCGAGGGCGCCGCCGGCTTCTTCACGCTGTCGATCCTCGTGCTGTTCATCATCGGCGCTGCCCAGATCATGATCCGTGGCGGTGCGTTCCAGGCGATACTCGACTGGTCGCTCGACACGCTCGCGACGAACGTCCGCAACGCCGAACTGACGATGGTCGGATCCGCCGCGTTGATCAACGCGACGATCACGATCAACACCGCCGCCGAGGTCGCGATCGGTCCCTACATCTCGAAGGTCGGCGAGCGCTTCAACATCAACGGCTACCGGCGCGCGAACATCCTGGACGCCCAGACGGCCGCGCTGGGTTACATCTTCCCGTGGTCCGGCGGGGTCCTGGTAGGCTACTCCGAGATGCAGGGGCTGCCGGGGACGTACGACTGGTTCGACGAGTCGCTGATCGTCAATCCGATTGACGTCGTCCCGTTCGTCTTCCACGGCTGGCTGCTGGTGGCGGTGTTTGTCCTCGCGGCAATCACCGGCTTCGGCCGTGAGTACGTTATCGACCGCGAATCGGAGGAGGTGGCCCGCGTATGA
- the eif1A gene encoding translation initiation factor eIF-1A, producing the protein MSDDEGGRKNLRMPDDDEVFATVTNMLGANRVKVRCADGEERTARIPGKMQKRIWIREDDVVLVSPWDWQDEKADITWRYEKADADQLRREGHIQ; encoded by the coding sequence ATGAGCGACGACGAGGGTGGGCGCAAGAACCTCCGAATGCCCGACGACGACGAGGTCTTTGCGACCGTCACGAACATGCTCGGGGCGAACCGCGTGAAAGTGCGGTGTGCCGACGGCGAGGAGCGTACGGCCCGCATTCCGGGGAAGATGCAAAAGCGGATCTGGATCCGTGAGGACGACGTCGTCCTCGTTTCCCCCTGGGACTGGCAGGACGAGAAGGCCGACATCACCTGGCGCTACGAGAAGGCCGACGCCGACCAGCTCAGGCGGGAAGGCCACATCCAATAA
- the truA gene encoding tRNA pseudouridine(38-40) synthase TruA — MRAYRIAYDGTGYYGFQRQPDVPTVEDAIFDALRNLEVIGDDPKPAGYAAAGRTDAGVSALAQTIAFEAPDWLTPRALNSALPADVRAWASADAPADFHATHHATRRVYTYHLYAPRAGFGTGSGSDATTETVDDDRFHAALEALSGTHDFHNLTPDEEGTRRSPTLEARRDGSFLEIIVSASGFARELVRRLVSLARAVGAGEESLEKIDRVLASEPLPGHEGIAPAAPESLVLTGVDYPTTSLEFAIDAEAAQRTREILEARRIDQLVGARVARQLRDGLDTDSSGSSGSSGLPGESSASGESRDSSEPGPTTQ, encoded by the coding sequence ATGCGCGCCTACCGGATCGCCTACGACGGGACCGGCTACTACGGCTTCCAGCGCCAGCCCGACGTCCCAACCGTCGAGGACGCCATCTTCGACGCGCTCCGGAATCTCGAGGTAATCGGCGACGACCCCAAACCCGCCGGGTACGCGGCGGCCGGGCGGACGGACGCTGGCGTTTCGGCACTCGCCCAGACGATCGCGTTCGAGGCGCCCGATTGGCTCACCCCGCGAGCGTTGAACTCGGCGCTTCCGGCCGACGTGCGTGCCTGGGCCAGCGCGGACGCGCCGGCGGATTTCCACGCCACTCATCACGCCACGCGCCGGGTGTACACCTACCATCTGTACGCACCTCGTGCGGGTTTCGGTACAGGCTCCGGTTCCGATGCAACGACTGAAACCGTCGACGACGACCGCTTTCACGCCGCCCTCGAGGCCCTCTCCGGAACCCACGACTTCCACAACCTCACGCCAGACGAGGAGGGGACCCGCCGGTCGCCGACGCTTGAGGCCCGGCGAGACGGGTCGTTCCTCGAGATCATCGTCAGCGCGTCCGGATTCGCACGCGAACTCGTCCGCAGACTCGTCTCGCTCGCTCGCGCGGTCGGGGCCGGCGAGGAATCCCTCGAGAAAATCGACCGTGTGCTCGCCTCCGAACCGCTTCCCGGCCACGAGGGTATCGCCCCCGCGGCGCCGGAGTCGCTGGTCCTTACGGGCGTCGACTACCCGACTACGTCCCTCGAGTTCGCTATCGACGCGGAGGCCGCTCAGCGGACCCGAGAGATTCTCGAGGCCCGACGGATCGACCAGCTGGTGGGGGCTCGCGTGGCGAGACAGCTTCGGGACGGACTCGATACGGATTCGTCGGGTTCGTCGGGTTCGTCGGGTTTACCAGGAGAGTCGAGTGCGTCGGGAGAGTCACGAGACTCGAGCGAGCCCGGACCCACGACACAGTGA
- a CDS encoding DUF2270 domain-containing protein, with product MRGSDRADRGNSPLDREDQDIAADVADEGDSLLALLPHYYRGEVSQANNAQDRIDQTTNWAITVIAALLSLVFSSREMPAYLLLIGLVVLCIFLSYEVRRYRFYDMYRARVRFVQENVFANALQPVGVEHPRWREELGTDLREPTFKVSLLEALSRRIRRIYGLLFVIVGLAWIAKVSLFTPETQWTEAAELSGIHGFVVAGILGTFYLAVAVLAVWPGRRKAKGEIHGENTGDWK from the coding sequence ATGAGAGGCAGTGATCGCGCCGATCGTGGGAACTCCCCGCTCGACCGCGAGGACCAGGATATCGCCGCCGATGTCGCCGACGAGGGCGACTCACTCCTCGCGCTCTTACCGCACTACTACCGGGGCGAGGTCAGCCAGGCCAACAACGCACAAGACCGGATCGATCAGACAACCAACTGGGCGATCACGGTCATCGCGGCGCTGCTGTCGCTGGTGTTCTCGAGCCGCGAGATGCCCGCCTACCTGCTGTTGATCGGTCTCGTCGTCCTCTGTATCTTCCTCTCTTACGAAGTCCGACGCTACCGCTTCTACGACATGTACCGGGCTCGAGTCCGGTTCGTCCAGGAGAACGTCTTCGCGAACGCCTTACAGCCGGTCGGCGTCGAGCATCCGCGCTGGCGCGAGGAACTGGGCACCGACCTGCGCGAACCGACGTTCAAAGTCTCGCTCCTCGAGGCACTCTCTCGTCGCATACGACGCATCTACGGGCTACTGTTCGTCATCGTCGGACTCGCCTGGATCGCGAAAGTGTCCCTCTTCACGCCGGAGACACAGTGGACCGAGGCGGCCGAACTGTCCGGCATCCACGGCTTCGTCGTCGCCGGGATTCTCGGGACGTTTTACCTCGCAGTCGCGGTGCTCGCGGTGTGGCCGGGCAGGCGGAAGGCGAAGGGCGAAATTCACGGCGAGAACACAGGCGACTGGAAGTAG
- a CDS encoding HVO_2922 family protein, whose product MDEDLLTVTDERSPTAAAGTLRAIADQLERGDQLRLDGNDRRVTVSFPNAVDFEVELELEGVDGSESGSEAEGEGEGEDETENENETENETETETETETETETETETETENETENENEDGKEQLRIELEIELGWPVTDADAVEVVSTAESGEEVEPTGETERVDAERPHEAVTVTSPPESLAEFRLFEDRAGEWRWHLRHHNGNIIADSGEGYTTKQNARNGIRSVVRNAPGASVLEGRPE is encoded by the coding sequence ATGGACGAGGACCTCCTGACCGTGACCGACGAGAGATCGCCGACCGCTGCCGCGGGAACGCTGCGAGCGATCGCCGACCAGCTCGAGCGCGGTGACCAACTACGACTCGACGGAAACGACCGTCGAGTGACCGTTTCGTTTCCCAACGCGGTCGATTTCGAAGTGGAACTGGAACTCGAGGGAGTAGATGGAAGCGAGAGCGGAAGTGAGGCTGAGGGCGAGGGCGAGGGCGAGGACGAGACCGAGAACGAGAACGAAACTGAGAACGAGACCGAGACCGAGACCGAGACCGAAACCGAGACCGAGACCGAGACCGAGACCGAAACCGAGAACGAAACCGAGAACGAGAACGAAGACGGCAAAGAACAACTCAGGATCGAACTCGAGATCGAACTCGGGTGGCCGGTGACCGACGCGGACGCTGTCGAGGTCGTATCGACGGCCGAGTCTGGCGAGGAGGTAGAACCGACGGGCGAGACGGAACGGGTCGACGCCGAGCGCCCCCACGAAGCGGTTACCGTCACCTCACCACCCGAATCGCTCGCCGAGTTCCGGCTGTTCGAGGATCGGGCAGGTGAGTGGCGCTGGCACCTCCGTCACCATAACGGGAACATCATCGCGGACAGCGGCGAGGGATACACGACGAAGCAGAACGCCCGCAACGGCATTCGAAGCGTCGTACGGAACGCGCCGGGCGCGAGTGTCCTCGAGGGACGCCCCGAGTAG